From Candidatus Neomarinimicrobiota bacterium, one genomic window encodes:
- a CDS encoding amidohydrolase, whose translation MNLKRNISLIVLCYGIAIYGCGESEKADLVLRDANIYTMNQNAPTVQAVAVSNGKIVAVGTNAAMEPLTGEDTEILSLNGKTVVPGFIESHGHMMSLGNSMMRLDLTGTRNYDELVAKVKQAMDRVEPGQWILGRGWHQSKWMPQPKPMIKGFQTHHKLSAISPQNPIFLTHASGHAGFANARAMEIAGITSESTFGGEGEIIKDENGEPTGIFNEVAQNLIWSYISKDTVDTRSRALELAIDECLRHGVTTFHDAGAGRSTIEIYYDFLNQGKLRVRLYVMLTGREPLLLDDWYGKGPEIGLGDNFLTIRAIKLNTDGALGSRGAWLLDEYNDREGHYGMATQPMTYVHEVAEKGLRSGFQVNAHAIGDRAVREVLDQYEDVFNKYPEKAGDHRFRIEHAQHIDPQDLPRFNGLGVIASVQAIHMSSDRPWAIDRLGKKRIEEGAYVWRKLIDSGAVVINGTDVPVEPISPIECFYASVTRRTLEGEPPGGYEPHQKMVRQEALKSYTLSAAYGAFEEDLKGSIEVGKVADFAVLSQDMMTVDEDAIIDTEILYTIVNGKIEYHRADGKETETGERDD comes from the coding sequence ATGAATTTGAAGAGAAATATTAGCTTGATTGTACTGTGTTACGGTATTGCCATCTATGGTTGCGGGGAATCGGAAAAAGCCGATCTTGTCCTTCGCGATGCGAATATCTACACTATGAATCAGAACGCGCCCACGGTCCAGGCGGTAGCTGTATCTAACGGCAAAATTGTAGCTGTCGGTACGAATGCTGCTATGGAGCCGCTTACGGGAGAAGATACAGAAATTCTCTCACTAAACGGCAAAACTGTTGTTCCCGGGTTCATCGAATCTCATGGGCACATGATGAGTCTCGGCAATTCAATGATGCGACTCGATTTGACCGGAACCAGGAATTATGATGAACTGGTGGCTAAAGTGAAGCAGGCGATGGACAGGGTAGAGCCCGGCCAGTGGATTCTAGGACGCGGCTGGCACCAGAGCAAATGGATGCCACAGCCAAAGCCGATGATCAAAGGATTTCAGACGCATCACAAGCTAAGTGCCATCTCACCACAGAATCCCATCTTCCTCACTCACGCCAGCGGTCACGCCGGTTTCGCCAATGCAAGAGCGATGGAGATTGCGGGCATTACTTCTGAATCAACTTTTGGCGGAGAAGGAGAGATTATCAAGGATGAGAACGGTGAACCGACGGGAATCTTCAATGAGGTGGCGCAGAATCTTATCTGGAGTTATATAAGCAAGGATACTGTGGACACAAGATCGCGGGCGCTGGAACTTGCCATCGATGAGTGCTTGCGCCACGGTGTGACCACCTTTCATGATGCCGGAGCTGGTAGATCGACTATTGAGATTTACTACGACTTTCTCAATCAGGGGAAACTCCGTGTCCGCCTTTATGTAATGCTCACCGGCCGCGAACCGTTACTTCTTGACGACTGGTACGGGAAAGGGCCTGAGATCGGCCTGGGCGACAACTTTCTCACCATCCGCGCCATCAAGCTCAATACTGACGGTGCCCTCGGCTCAAGGGGTGCCTGGCTCCTTGATGAATATAACGATAGGGAAGGTCACTACGGTATGGCGACCCAGCCTATGACCTATGTTCACGAAGTGGCTGAAAAGGGATTGCGCAGCGGTTTTCAGGTCAATGCACACGCCATCGGTGACCGTGCCGTTCGGGAAGTACTGGATCAATACGAAGATGTGTTCAACAAGTATCCGGAGAAGGCCGGTGACCACCGCTTCAGGATTGAGCACGCCCAACATATCGATCCCCAGGATTTGCCCCGTTTCAACGGTTTGGGAGTCATCGCCTCAGTTCAGGCGATACATATGAGTTCTGACCGTCCCTGGGCTATTGACAGACTTGGCAAGAAGCGCATCGAGGAGGGCGCCTATGTCTGGCGCAAGCTGATCGATTCCGGCGCAGTAGTTATCAACGGCACGGACGTTCCGGTGGAACCGATAAGTCCCATCGAATGTTTCTATGCCTCCGTCACAAGGCGTACCCTTGAGGGTGAACCGCCGGGAGGATACGAACCCCATCAGAAGATGGTGCGCCAGGAAGCGTTGAAAAGCTACACGCTCAGCGCGGCTTACGGAGCCTTCGAAGAGGATTTAAAAGGTTCCATCGAAGTGGGCAAGGTGGCCGATTTTGCTGTCCTGTCGCAAGATATGATGACAGTGGATGAGGATGCAATCATCGATACAGAGATCCTCTATACCATCGTTAACGGCAAGATCGAATACCACCGGGCGGATGGTAAAGAGACAGAGACGGGAGAGAGGGACGATTGA
- a CDS encoding 6-phosphogluconolactonase, which translates to MIPSSVEQSFLKRSEITRARSHIPFIVVDNLPRLGLLTALRFFEWINENPEGTVSMPTGKTPEYFIKWVQHLLRNWDDRQLEKLRKDNGLTLDKSPSLRGLHFVQMDEFYPIDPAYHNSLYYFVQHYYIQGFGLSEDRCKLISCHEIPSADGKPLSEIFPDNRLDLTLRYRNPASSLEEDQKRTIYMADQWCSEYEEEIRARGGIGFFIGGIGPDGHIAFNVRGSDHNSTTRLTETNFETQATAASDLGGIEVSRTRPVITIGLSTITGNPAATAIIIAAGEAKAEIVRASMESSEDISYPATVLSRLNGARFYLTRGAACRLEDVHVHALTAEPWSREKTERAIVNLCHKLNRFGHRLTLDDLKSDRINAIIPDLTDQTVPQVLASFAQKLERGLTFEENQTFFHTGPHHDDIMLGYLPHIAHLVRSPLNRHHFCILTSGFTSVTNGYVRQILINIKDFLDQGLIQMIYYPDFFKTGYLLKRDKDVFHYLDRIASNNPEGRHRGLAHRVIRALVEIYAIDSLASLEKKIDEVIRYLDDCYDGEKNRPDVQQLKGMIREFEEELVWSHYGVQTKDISHLRLGFYTGDIFTETPESKRDVEPILEKLRSIKPTVITLALDPEGSGPDTHYKVLQAIAEAVRMWNEESDLSQLRIWGYRNVWYSFDAAEADIIVPVSLNSLTMLRDTFLTCYLSQKSASFPSHELDGPFCDLVQKIWVAQNQTLQLVLGRDFWYQNEHPRLRAAHGALFLKELTVDKFLSEARRLEKSIEGEL; encoded by the coding sequence ATGATTCCTTCCAGCGTTGAGCAATCTTTTCTGAAGCGGAGTGAGATCACTCGCGCCCGTTCTCATATTCCATTCATTGTCGTTGACAACCTGCCCCGTCTCGGTCTTCTGACCGCTCTCAGGTTCTTTGAATGGATCAACGAGAATCCCGAAGGAACTGTCAGTATGCCCACAGGCAAGACACCGGAATATTTCATCAAGTGGGTCCAGCATCTGCTGCGGAACTGGGACGATCGTCAGCTTGAGAAACTGCGAAAGGACAACGGGTTAACGCTGGACAAAAGTCCCAGTCTCCGGGGACTTCATTTTGTTCAGATGGACGAGTTTTATCCTATTGATCCCGCTTATCACAATTCACTTTACTATTTTGTGCAACACTATTACATCCAGGGATTTGGTTTGTCTGAAGACAGGTGTAAGCTCATCAGCTGCCACGAAATTCCGTCCGCTGATGGGAAGCCCCTCAGCGAGATATTTCCCGATAACCGGCTTGATCTGACATTGCGCTACCGTAATCCCGCGTCATCACTGGAGGAAGACCAGAAGAGAACCATCTATATGGCTGATCAGTGGTGTTCGGAGTACGAGGAAGAGATTCGTGCCAGAGGAGGGATCGGATTTTTTATCGGTGGTATCGGTCCTGATGGTCACATCGCTTTCAATGTTCGCGGTTCTGATCACAATTCAACCACCAGGCTTACGGAGACCAACTTCGAGACCCAGGCCACCGCCGCCTCGGATCTCGGCGGCATTGAAGTATCCAGGACCCGGCCGGTTATTACTATAGGCCTTTCCACAATCACTGGAAATCCCGCAGCGACAGCGATTATCATAGCTGCCGGCGAGGCAAAGGCTGAAATCGTCAGGGCGTCCATGGAAAGCAGTGAAGATATCAGTTACCCGGCCACTGTACTGTCTCGCCTTAACGGAGCCCGTTTCTATCTCACCAGAGGAGCGGCATGCCGACTGGAAGACGTCCACGTGCACGCTTTGACTGCGGAACCGTGGAGCCGGGAGAAGACAGAGAGGGCCATCGTCAATCTCTGCCATAAACTTAACAGGTTCGGACACCGACTTACCCTTGATGACCTGAAGAGTGACAGGATCAACGCTATAATCCCGGACCTCACTGACCAGACTGTGCCTCAGGTACTCGCTTCCTTCGCGCAAAAACTCGAACGCGGACTGACTTTTGAAGAGAACCAGACATTCTTTCATACGGGTCCGCACCACGACGACATTATGCTGGGATATTTGCCGCACATTGCGCACCTTGTCCGCTCACCGCTGAACAGGCATCATTTCTGTATCCTCACGTCAGGATTTACCTCAGTAACTAATGGCTACGTACGCCAGATTCTTATAAACATAAAGGACTTTCTGGATCAGGGATTGATACAGATGATATACTATCCCGATTTCTTTAAGACGGGCTATCTGCTCAAGCGCGACAAGGACGTGTTCCACTACCTTGACAGGATCGCTTCCAACAATCCAGAGGGGCGCCACCGCGGTCTTGCTCATCGTGTTATCCGGGCGCTGGTAGAAATCTATGCTATCGATTCTCTGGCGTCGCTGGAAAAAAAGATCGATGAAGTGATCCGTTATCTTGACGACTGTTACGATGGAGAAAAGAACCGGCCTGATGTTCAGCAGTTGAAAGGGATGATAAGAGAATTCGAAGAGGAACTGGTATGGTCGCACTACGGCGTACAGACAAAGGACATAAGCCATCTTCGCCTCGGTTTCTATACCGGCGATATATTCACAGAAACGCCTGAATCTAAACGCGATGTTGAGCCGATCCTTGAGAAACTTAGATCAATTAAACCAACGGTGATAACCTTGGCACTCGATCCGGAAGGGAGCGGACCTGACACTCACTATAAGGTACTCCAGGCTATCGCCGAGGCGGTGCGCATGTGGAACGAAGAGAGTGATCTGTCTCAGCTGCGGATCTGGGGATACCGCAACGTCTGGTATAGCTTTGATGCCGCAGAAGCTGACATTATTGTGCCCGTTTCACTCAACTCGCTGACTATGCTCCGTGACACGTTTTTGACTTGCTATCTGAGCCAAAAGAGTGCGTCGTTTCCCAGTCATGAACTGGATGGTCCTTTTTGTGATCTGGTCCAGAAGATCTGGGTAGCACAGAATCAGACTTTACAGCTTGTATTGGGACGTGATTTCTGGTATCAGAACGAACATCCGAGATTGCGCGCAGCTCACGGCGCCCTGTTCCTGAAAGAGTTGACGGTGGATAAATTTCTGTCTGAAGCACGGCGGCTGGAGAAATCCATTGAGGGAGAGCTATGA